TCTGAGGGCATTGTTCCTTAGTCAATTTGTCACCCTTTGACATGGGAACCTCTCCATTTGCACAACTCTGCATGTCAAATCTCTTCAGAACCTTATTAATATAACCTTGTTGTGATAGCCCCAACAAACACTTTGTTCTATCCCTCTTGATCTCAGTCCCCAAGACATAGCTGGCCTCACCtaaatctttcatgtcaaatTTCTTTGACAAGAAATCCTTAGTAGCTTTCAACAACTCCAAGCTGGTACTAGCAAGCAGGATATCCTCAACGTACaatattagaaaaataaaatttttcccTTCTATCTTCATATACACACATTCATCCACCTGATTTTCTTTAAAGCCAAAATTACTAACCACTGCATCAAACTTCAAGTACCACTGTCTTGAAGCCTGTTTCAAACCATAGATGGATCTATTCAACTTACACACTAACTTTTCAGTTCCAGGTTCAATGAAGCCCTCAGGTTGCTTCATGTAAATCTCTTCCTCAAGCTCACCATTTAAGAAAGCTGTcttgacatccatttggtgcagCTCCATGTCATAATGAGCAACTAAGTCCATGACAACTCTAAAAGCATCCTTTGTTGAAACAGGAGAAAATGTTTCGTTAAAGTCAATGCCTTCTTGCTGTGTGAAGCCTTTAGCCACTAGCCTGGCTTTAAACCTCTCTATACTCCCAtcagatttggttttggttttaaatacccatttacaacctatggCTTTGTGATTTTCTGGCAGCTCAACAAGTGTCCACACCTTGTTAATATGCATAGACTTTATCTCAGAGACCATTGCCTCCTCCCATTGGTGAGATCTTTCACTTTCAATGGCCTGTTTGAAAGTTATGGGATCATTAATCTCACCAATGTCAAAATCTGCCTCCTGTAAGTAAATATGAAAATCTGCAGCTAAAGCATCTAAGGCTGATCTTCTATCTCTTTGTGATCTTCTAAGAACAGGTTGTGGTGGCGGCTGTGCATTTGCTAGTTCTTGAACTAATGGTGCCTCCACAACATCAGTTTGAGCATGGTTTTGAGTTACATGTGTAGGTTGAGTACAAAAATCAGATAACACAACTACCGGTTCTGAAATAGGAGCATCTACAACATCTGTCTCAATCTCAGGTAATTCATCAAACTCAAAATCCTCAAACTTATCTGTAAAGTTGACCTCATCAATAAATACTGCCTTATTGGTTTCGATGACTCTGGATGTATGTGTAGGACAATAAAACTTAAAGCCTTTAGAATTCTTTGGATAGCCAAtaaaaaatgcagaaacagcCTTGGAATCAAGTTTAGACTCTTGAGGATTATAAGGTCTAGCTTCTGCCTTGCAACCCCAAACATGAGTATGCAGCACACtaggttttcttttttttccaaagCTCAAAAGGTGTTTTGCTCActgctttgctaggtgtcctgttgGTCAAATAATTGGCTGTTTTGAGTGCCTCTCCCCACAACATCCTAGGAAGGCCTGAAGTCCTCACCATATTCATAAAAGTCCTGTTTCTCCTCTCTGCAACCCCATTTTGCTCGGGAGTTCCAGGTGTAGTGTAATGCGCCTAGATGCTTTGTTGCAGAAACAAGGCAAAAGGCCCTTTGTGCTGGCCAAGCTCAGTGTACCTCCCATAGAACTCACCCCCTCTATCTGATCTGACTATTTTAATGACGGTGTTCAACTCTTTCTCTACTTCAGCtttataaattttaaatttctctaagGCTTGTGCTTTTTCTGAGATGAGATAAATATGGCAGAACCTTGTGTAGTCATCTATGAATGTGATAAAGTATTTATTACCACATAAAGTCTGAGTCGCAaaaggtccacaaatatctgtgtgaaccAGTTGCAACACAATTGTGCTTCTAGTTgctgttttctttttctgttttgcatACTTGCCCTTAACACACTCAATGCAATCAGTCAAGTCTGAGAAATCAAGTTTAGGAAGAATTCCCTGTTTAACTAGAAGAAGCAGTCTCTCTTTAGAaacatcactactacaaaaagttaatcacacaacactaatcacacaacggaacacaaatcatctgttgtgtgtttaagtaaacttTATTGCACAACGGTGTTTGTtaacttctgttgtgtgaatgccaacaaagtgaaaacttttttatcaaaactacattgcacaacggaaatgaagtaatgtctgtcgtctgagtcttaaaaaatttagcggcagatttccctccactttggagtcttggttggctCTTGAAACACTTAAAGTTGGGCTACTAGGACAACGGGTTttactatttccgttgtgtgattgaaaaactaggCATCAAAGTTTgtggaagcttgcttgaatgacTTCCCCTAGATAAGCCTAATGCAAGCTGTTGTAATTGTACAACAGGtttaagattttctgttgtgtgaagatgGAACTGGGTGGCAACATTTTGAGCTAAAATGCTGAAAGtgccatgtttccctccatgatttcacattttgatttttagtgtTGCACTTAGACAACGGTTGGTGAGGTTTCTATTGTGTGAATAACTTTGAATTTTTTGCTAGGTTTAATTGCCATGCCACATCGTGtccaaaagggaaaagaaagaaaacaaaacctagcTAGCCTCTCGACCCTCTCTCTTGACAGAAAACATCTCGACCCTCTCTCTCGACAGAAAATTAACATCTCGACCTCTCAGGTTTTGAACCCTctcgaccctctctctctcaattagaTTTAGATTGTTGTCCTTCACCATCCTCCTCCGCCTAAAATGTCTGCGGTGCCCCTAATTCACTTTTACTCTCTGAAAAATTGGGATTATGGTTTTTTGCTGAATCCCCAAATTGTGCTGAAGAGATTGGCGGTGGTTTGGGTTCGGCAAACTAAAGACCATCTCGCTTCAATTTGTCATCAGTCCCTTCAATTTCAAGTCCTTCACCTCTATCCGTCCAtcgtttccttctctctttcacCGGTTATTCTCTTAGCTGAGCCTTCCTCTCTCAAGCTTTCACTTCCATTTCCTAATCCTATTTCTATTAGACTCATAAAATTCCTCAATCTCTGAAGAGCtaattttgatttcaatttttatcAGGACGCGAACAATCTCAGATGCTCTCAAATACTAGGCTCAGATGCTCTTCGAGCTCCGAATCTCGAGGCTCTCTCCCTCACTCCTCTATTCTGTTCACTAGTCATGGTGGGTCGAGCCCTGAATTCCGACCACCTTGGACAGCCTATACGAGCCGGTGACCGTGTCACTAGACCTCAATTTGCTGGACAGAGATCCCAGGGTTAGCCGCTGTGGTATGGGCTTCGAGCCAAGCAAATTACGATTCAATTTCGATATCCTAGTCTTAAGGTTAGTAGTGATACTAATTGCCTTCAATTCTAGTCTTAAGATTATAGCCATCTTAATTTTCCTATTGCTGTAAATCATGCCATCCTATTAAAGCACCTCTCGAGATGATGCCTTCTGATATATGCCATGTACTTCAAGTATATGATTTGTGAAAACATTAATGTTGTATACTGGCAGTACACTGATCCCCTACATAAGAACTATTTGTTCTGTAAAACCCATTTCACTTTTGTTCCTGATCCCCTACATAAGAactgaggaagatgaagaagaaatagtaaagatttttattttttatttttttggtttttggcagGTGAGGTTTCTTTGCTAGGTGGGAAAACAGAGGAGGGAGACAAGGATGATGGTGACACAGCAACAAGAGAAGCGAAAGAGGAGATTGGTTTGGATCCTAAGCTTGTGAATGTTGTCACTGTTCTTGAACCATTTTTGTCAAAGGTAATAGCTTTTATCTTTTTTGGTTTGATCAAACACTTGGTGGTTGATGTTATTTGTGTTATGTCTGTATATGACTGAGCTTACTTTAGTCTATTCCAAGTATGTAAAGCTTGGAGCTTTGGGTTAGTACTAAGTTTCAATTGGTGCCTTGAGCTTTTCTCTGTAGTTGAGGTTAAAGCTTGAGACTTTCAGTTAGTACTTTTGTTTTTGCAAACGAAAGTTTAAAGTTTGGAAActtagtccaaaaaaaaaaaaaaaagaggaaatagATTGATAGATTAGAGGGGACTATAATGAGTGTCAGACCAAATTAAGAATTTTCTAAGAGAGGTTATTAGAGGTGTAATGTCTATTTAGTTGCTTCCTGCCGTTCTCATTTTTTTACTACTTTTCATGCGTATCTGATTTTGAAactagaatttcaaaatatttgATGTTCTTGTAATCCAGTTTGGGTTTGATGCCATACATCTATGCACATAAGGCATTCCAAAATGTAGGAAGTTCTAATGGGAAAGAGAGTGGTTAGTCTGATTAGTTGCATAAGTGTCTAAGATTGAATCACAAAGATAGGACTAGGGAAAGAGCAAGTACTTCGTGTTATTTCCTCAACTGATGTAATGCAGCATACCACGGTCTCCAACTTTCAACTTGAAAAAGGTTTCTAGACTTAAATAAGTTATCCTTGGATTTCTGTGCAGCACCTACTGAGAGTTGTACCTGTTATCGGTATACTTAACGATAAGGAAGCATTCAAGCCTGCTCCAAATCCGGCCGAAGTGGAATCAGTATTTGATGCTCCCTTGGAAATGTTCATCAAGGTTTTTTTCTCATTAGTTTCACTTCTGTCCGAGTCAACATATGAAATTGCTTTCATCTGTTTTATTGATCATTGTGTATCCATTTGCTTCAGGATGAAAACAGGAgggcagaggagagagagtggaTAGGTAACAAATACCTGATTCATTTCTTTGACTATGAAACCAACAACAAGAAGTACATGATATGGGGCTTAACTGCTGGTATCTTGATTAGGGCTGCATCAATTGTATATGAACGGCCTCCACCTTTTGTTCCTTTTATTACTTGAACTTTGTATTGAGATGGTCTGCAAGCCTGCACTGTgttaggcctttttttttttggtatatggCTTTGGTGCTTTTAGTATCACGACTTTCTTCTTGTTCATTTTTTCAAACTACTCAGCTTCATGAATTTTGGTCTTATATA
This portion of the Rosa chinensis cultivar Old Blush chromosome 1, RchiOBHm-V2, whole genome shotgun sequence genome encodes:
- the LOC121049820 gene encoding nudix hydrolase 15, mitochondrial-like, which gives rise to MRLDALLQKQGKRPFVLAKLSDANNLRCSQILGSDALRAPNLEALSLTPLFCSLVMVGRALNSDHLGQPIRAGDRVTRPQFAGQRSQGEVSLLGGKTEEGDKDDGDTATREAKEEIGLDPKLVNVVTVLEPFLSKHLLRVVPVIGILNDKEAFKPAPNPAEVESVFDAPLEMFIKDENRRAEEREWIGNKYLIHFFDYETNNKKYMIWGLTAGILIRAASIVYERPPPFVPFIT